Proteins from one Anastrepha obliqua isolate idAnaObli1 chromosome 2, idAnaObli1_1.0, whole genome shotgun sequence genomic window:
- the LOC129239419 gene encoding homeobox protein B-H1-like has protein sequence MKDSMTIITPSPTSASGQQQKMSNLKPNRSRFMINDILAGSAAAAAAVEAANAASVAAAAAFYKHQQQQHISNNNLSGNSIGAPLSYTQPSQPTLESSMHVQQPPPPPTALTHHSAHLQHQLQIHHSRTPPNTLIPLHNQAPVNAAATAAAVAHKIHFPVGTTQIGSNGLNVAQYAAAMQQHYANAAAAVRELDNNSDYQDNDDCDSEVGSGGHLDDNSVCSNGAKDEDGNSVKSGSTNDTHSLSKKQRKARTAFTDHQLQTLEKSFERQKYLSVQERQELAHKLDLSDCQVKTWYQNRRTKWKRQTAVGLELLAEAGNFAAFQRLYGGTPYLGAWSYPGSQSPHGGPAPSSIDLYYRQAAAAAAMQKPLPYNLYTGVPSVGPLTSVPVSATSPFSHLAASSSLSSLSSYYQSASVAAMAAAAGTSSGTNCIAVDKPITSPSLAVIATAAAPGPQSNVTNDQRCTSHSPTQQSPLRHFENARSPSPTLNPGSPPGRSGDNSQLQSDDEDQIQV, from the exons ATGAAAGattcaatgacaataataacTCCTTCGCCAACATCCGCTAGTGGTCAGCAGCAAAAAATGTCTAATTTAAAACCGAACCGTTCGCGTTTTATGATTAACGATATTCTAGCTGGTAGtgccgccgctgctgctgccGTTGAGGCAGCTAACGCAGCCAGTGTAGCGGCGGCTGCTGCATTCTataaacatcaacaacaacaacatataagCAACAACAATCTCAGCGGTAACAGCATTGGAGCTCCGCTGTCGTATACACAGCCTTCACAGCCAACACTGGAATCTTCAATGCATGTGCAACAGCCTCCGCCACCACCAACTGCACTAACACATCACTCTGCACATTTGCAACATCAATTGCAAATACATCATTCCCGAACCCCACCAAATACCCTAATACCATTGCATAATCAAGCTCCCGTTAACGCTGCGGCAACCGCTGCAGCGGTTGCtcataaaattcattttccCGTCGGCACAACACAAATTGGCTCAAATGGCCTAAATGTGGCACAATATGCAGCTGCCATGCAACAACATTACGCAAATGCTGCTGCCGCCGTACGCGAACTTGATAACAATAGCGATTACCAGGACAACGACGATTGCGACAGTGAAGTCGGCAGTGGCGGCCACCTGGACGACAACAGTGTTTGTAGTAATG GTGCTAAGGACGAGGACGGGAACAGTGTCAAAAGTGGGTCTACTAATGACACTCATAGTTTAAGTAAAAAGCAGCGTAAAGCCCGCACTGCATTTACGGATCATCAATTGCAAACTCTTGAAAAATCTTTTGAAAGGCAGAAGTATTTAAGCGTGCAAGAGAGACAAGAGCTTGCTCACAAACTTGACCTAAGCGACTGTCAAGTTAAGACTTGGTATCAAAATCGTAG AACAAAATGGAAACGTCAAACTGCGGTTGGTTTAGAGCTTCTAGCCGAAGCTGGAAATTTCGCAGCTTTTCAACGACTCTATGGCGGAACGCCCTATTTGGGAGCATGGTCCTATCCAGGCTCACAGTCACCACACGGTGGCCCTGCCCCCTCGAGTATTGATTTGTACTACCGCCAAGCTGCAGCTGCAGCCGCAATGCAAAAGCCACTTCCTTACAATTTATATACAGGAGTTCCCAGCGTAGGACCACTTACAAGTGTGCCCGTATCTGCCACGTCACCTTTCTCACATCTCGCCGCTTCCAGTTCATTATCTTCATTAAGCAGCTACTATCAAAGCGCCTCAGTGGCAGCTATGGCTGCTGCAGCTGGCACATCTTCTGGTACTAATTGTATTGCTGTCGACAAGCCAATCACTTCACCATCATTAGCGGTCATAGCAACAGCAGCTGCACCCGGACCTCAAAGTAATGTGACGAATGATCAGCGATGCACATCACATTCTCCCACGCAGCAATCGCCTTTAAGACATTTTGAGAACGCTCGCTCTCCCAGTCCTACTCTTAATCCAGGAAGCCCACCAGGGCGATCAGGTGATAATTCGCAGCTCCAGTCTGACGACGAGGATCAAATCCAAGTGTGA